The following coding sequences are from one Pseudonocardia sp. HH130630-07 window:
- a CDS encoding SH3 domain-containing protein — MKPNSRRIAAVAGALAVAGVTGIGVVAGTATAAGSGTCTSSVNVRSEPSETAPIVGVCERGETTSVGEAEDGFVELPEYGGWAVADYVSTSGATAPNTRSSEDVTSPRGTDGMSSAERSASPTTGSMPRSSTGSTERSSSPESSADPSATPERSSSPSIFSEDDED; from the coding sequence ATGAAGCCGAACTCGCGACGCATCGCCGCCGTTGCCGGTGCCCTTGCGGTGGCCGGCGTGACCGGGATCGGCGTGGTCGCCGGCACCGCGACGGCCGCCGGCAGCGGCACCTGCACCTCGAGCGTCAACGTGCGCTCCGAGCCCTCCGAGACGGCGCCGATCGTCGGCGTCTGCGAGCGGGGCGAGACGACGTCGGTCGGCGAGGCCGAGGACGGCTTCGTCGAGCTGCCCGAGTACGGCGGCTGGGCCGTCGCCGACTACGTCTCGACCTCGGGCGCCACGGCCCCGAACACCCGATCGTCGGAGGACGTCACGAGCCCGCGCGGCACGGACGGCATGAGCAGCGCCGAGCGCTCGGCGTCGCCGACCACCGGCAGCATGCCCCGCTCCTCGACCGGCTCCACCGAGCGCAGCAGCTCGCCGGAGTCCTCGGCCGACCCGTCGGCCACCCCGGAGCGCAGCAGCAGCCCGTCGATCTTCTCCGAGGACGACGAGGACTGA